The nucleotide sequence GCGGCTCCGTCAACCGGGGTCAACCGGGCAACAGCGAGCGGGCGCCCCGAGCCTCGCTGGCTCGGCGGTAGATTTTCGCGGCTTCCTGTGCCGGTCGCGTGGCTTCCTCGGTGCGCCCCAGGCTTCGCAACCGCTTGGCGAGGTTGTGCAATGACGATGCCAGCGCGGCCTGATGGGTGTCGGGGTCCCGCCGGACGAGATCGCGGCGGATCCGTACTGCTTCCTGGGCGTGACCGATAGCTTCTTC is from Mycobacteriales bacterium and encodes:
- a CDS encoding tetratricopeptide repeat protein, translating into EEAIGHAQEAVRIRRDLVRRDPDTHQAALASSLHNLAKRLRSLGRTEEATRPAQEAAKIYRRASEARGARSLLPG